One genomic segment of Brassica napus cultivar Da-Ae chromosome A3, Da-Ae, whole genome shotgun sequence includes these proteins:
- the LOC106433031 gene encoding sister chromatid cohesion 1 protein 4 yields MPAEDKVDHVEGIEDLQVEGYHDGGVGGEDVCVIEITEGDVDHNAILNETDLKVEDELPHDKKTDASAEVCEIGVDNQTQCDITIGYIENGHVEAGDLALESLNEPIVEAKYDGVNPETEPDNNYEPHNDVFNEEATNMQSAPDEDPTSRDGFMRDNDEMDTMEVAHDTGFLNVDDDEDHEEDDGMQEGDETRLLENSGWSSRTRAVAKYLQTIFDKEAENGKSVVVADKLLAGKTRKEASRMFFETLVLKTRDYIQVEQAKPYESITIKPRPRLTKSIF; encoded by the exons ATGCCAGCCGAGGACAAAGTCGATCATGTAGAGGGAATAGAGGATTTACAGGTGGAAGGATACCATGATGGAGGTGTAGGCGGTGAAGATGTTTGTGTTATCGAAATTACTGAAGGTGATGTTGATCACAACGCCATTCTCAATGAGACAGACTTGAAGGTTGAAGATGAGCTTCCACATGATAAGAAGACGGATGCATCAGCTGAAGTCTGCGAGATTGGTGTAGACAACCAGACTCAATGTGATATCACAATTGGCTATATTGAAAATGGACACGTAGAAGCTGGTGATTTGGCTTTGGAAAGTCTCAACGAACCAATTGTGGAAGCAAAATATGATGGGGTGAATCCAGAGACAGAGCCTGATAACAACTACGAACCGCATAATGATGTGTTTAATGAGGAGGCTACTAATATGCAAAGTGCACCAGATGAAGATCCTACTTCTCGCGATGGTTTTATGAGAGATAACGAC GAAATGGATACAATGGAAGTGGCACATGACACAG GATTTTTGAAtgtggatgatgatgaagatcatGAAGAAGACGATGGTATGCAAGAAGGTGATGAAACTCGTCTTCTAGAGAACAGTGGTTGGTCTTCTCGTACCAG GGCTGTGGCGAAGTATCTCCAGACAATATTTGATAAAGAAGCTGAGAATGGGAAGAGTGTTGTTGTAGCGGACAAACTTTTAGCTGGGAAAACCCGTAAAGAAGCATCGAGAATGTTTTTTGAAACCCTG GTTTTGAAAACAAGAGATTATATCCAAGTTGAACAAGCTAAGCCATATGAAAGCATCACCATAAAACCGCGACCAAGACTCACCAAATCCATCTTCTAG